GAAATTCAGGAGTTCATTGCTGGTGAACCACTGGCCCGATTTTTTGCCCACGGCACGAATCATCACCTCGTAGGTTTCCTGGTCAGCGGTGCGCCAGTCCTGGGCCTTTAGCAGGTCGCACAGGCGGGTGTAGTCCATGCCCTTTTCGCTGCTGAGGTCATCCTCTGCGGCGGTGGAAGTCGAGGTTGGCGTAGGTGACGAGGTGGGAATGGTGGGCGGTGCCCACCCTACGGGCTGAGGCGTGAGTGGTTCAAAACTATTGGCTGTAACCTCCTGAAGCGTAGTGGAATCGGCCGTGGCAGCGAGGGCGGGGAAATAGGGGCGCAAATCATTGAAGAACCGAGCATGGGGGATATTCCTTTGCCGAACATCAACAGCCTGGTAAGACTCCACCTCAAACCAGAGATCTCCCTCCAGCCAAAGGGGGAATATAGGTTTTTTCAGTCTAATAGCGCGGGCCAGTTCATTATTTACCCAGGTGGATTCCCTCGAGCGTGGCGACATGACCAAGACAAACGCCAGACAAGCGTCCAAGTGTCTTTGTATTTCCCTAGGCCACTCGCTGCCGTAGTTAATGCGGCTATCGAGCCAGACGGGCAGGCGGTGGGACTCTAGCGCCTGGGCCAGCAGGGTGACGTACTCCTGGTCTTGGCGGCTGTAGCTGATGAAAATGTGGCTCATTCAAACTGGAAGGGTGCTGGCCAGCCGCGATCGCCCGTGCGGCCTGGGTCAGCCCCATGATAACCCGCTCTCCAGCGGTGCCCCTCCCTGGGTGCGGAATTCAAAACTCAAAACTTAAAACTCAAAACTCAAACTACGCCAGCGTCTCCATCAGCCAGCGCAGCAGAGTGCTGTCGTCTTCGGACTGCGATCGCCCCAGCGCCTCATTGACCACCGCCATCGGCAACCCCGGCAGCACCTCCGACACCGCAATTTCGCCACTGCGGCCCGCCGCCACCGAGAAGGCGATCGCCGCACAGTTCTCCACATCTACCACCCAGTATTCCGCCACCCCCAGCCGTTCGTAGAGCAGGCGCTTGCTCCCCAGGTCGTCCTTAAAGGAGCTGGCCCCCACCTCGATCGCCAGGGTCGGCGGGCCGTAGACCGTCACATCCACCGGGGCATTGTCCTGGGGCGGCAGTTGAAAGCTGTCGCCAATGTAAAAGGCGACATCGGGCTGGCAGCCGCGATCGCCAGGTTTGTAGAAACTGCAATTGATCAGCTTGGCCAGGCGAATATTGCGCAGCGCTGCAAACATGCTGACCACATCCATTGCCACGGCGTTGTGTCGCCCATGCCCAGGACCCAGCGGAGCCATTTCTATCCTCATGTAGCCGTGGTCAAAGTAGCCCCGCCCCTCCGCGTACTGGGGGGCATCCATGGCGGTGGCAAACTCCTCCCAGGTGGCTTTGACCCAGACGTCGGTTTGAATCTGTTGGCGGGCAGAGAGAACCATGGCCCTACAGTAACCAGCCTCAAGGCTGTGAGCAGATGCCTCTAGTCTACTAAGAACCCGTCGCGCTGGTCTCCTGGGCCACAGTATCCATCGTCAAACAGTCGGTCTGGCCCGCTAGAGCGGTGTCCACCGTGACGGTGTAGGCCCTGGCCTCCCCGGCAGGGGGAAAACGGTGGGCGGTTACGGCCCGCAGAGCGTGGTCATCCACCGCGCCGTAGCCGGAGCTACGCAGCACCACGGGCTGGCTGCGGGTAGAGCCGGTAGGGCTAACCAACACCCCCGCCTGCACCGGGCCAGGGGTCTCGCTCAGACAGGCCCGCTGGACATAGGTGACCGCCAGATCCTCGGGGGCGGGCTCGGGGGTGAGGTCAGTGAGCCCGGTCTGCTCGCGGATGGTCTGCTGCCACTGGCTCAAGTTTTGCCCGAAGGCGGCGTCGGTGGTGGCCTCGGCGGTATAGGTGACCCGCTGGCGAATGGCCGCCGTCAAGGCGTCAATGCGCTCCGAGGAAAGATTGAGCCCGGCGACGTAGGTACGCAGGCGATCGCCCACCTCGCCCTCAAACAGCGGCTGGCTGGCAGCCGGGGGAGAAGGGGGCGGGGTGGTGGCGGGCGGTGGCTCAGACGGCGGTGCAGCGGCAGGCGGAGCGGCGGCGGGCGGCTGGGCCGTTTGGGTAGAAGCCCCCTGCCGGGAAGCCCGTTGGGCCGGGCGAGCCGCCGGGGCAGGCGCTGCCGGAGAGACGCGTGCCCCGGCAGGCACTCCAGGATTGAGGGGCGCAGCCAGGGGGGCACCGAAAACTGGGCCAGGAGCCGTAGGCACTACCGTGCTCGCGGTCGCCCCTTGGGATAGCTCCGACTCCCCCGCCGGGGGCACGCGGGTGATAGCCACGCTGTCCTGCTCCGGGTCGGGGGGCGGAATCACCACATTCTCGGAGCCCGCAGGCAGCATCAGCACCAGGGCGTGCAGCCCTAGGGAGGCCAACAGCATGGGGGCCAGCAAAATTTGCCACAGAGGTCGAGATTTTGGGGGGGAGCCGAGGTTGTTAGCCATGCTTAGACGGGGGCAAGTGCCCTCCAATGTGAACGATGTTAAGGATAGATGGAGAGTGGGCGATTCTCTTTCAGAGAGGCTGCGCCAACGCGATCGGCGGCAGAGCCGCTCCCACCCTAGCCCACCCTGGGGTCGCTAGACCAGATGATCACCACTCCCGAGGCCTGCTGGCCAACGGCACCCACCCCCACCCCGGCTACCGACACAAACAGGTAAGGCTGGCCGTTACGCAAAACCTGGTACAGGGGACGGTTGCAGTAGCCCCCCGCTACGGTGCTGACCGCAAACTCCGGGGCCGGAAACGTCCGGGGGATATCTTGACTCTCAATAAATTGAACGTTGCGGGTCAGGTAGCGCAGGGAGGCAGCCTTGGGCTGGAGGCGGTAGTCGTTGTCGTCGATTTGGGTAAAAAAGCAGGCTTGCTCGGCCGCAGACCACTCACGAATACCGTGCGGGGTCAGGTAGGCGATCGCCGGAAAAGAGGTCGCCGTGGAGTCAAAGTCGCTATCCCCCGCCCCTCGGGTGAGGCGGGTAAAAATATCCACCACCTCTTCTTCTTGCACAAAAGCCGCAGGCTGCTCAGGGGGAGTCTCAAAGGCGGGTTCCGGCGGTAGGGGCGCATCTAGCGGGGTTGCCGGGGCCGATGTGTCCGGAGATACCTCGGGAACGATTGGCTGGCTGGGGGCGCTGGGGGCAACAGCGGCCGGGGCCGGGGCCGTTTCAGCGGGAGCAGGAGTGGGCAAGTCGGGCTCGGGCTCAGGCTCAGGAGTTGCCAAACTGCTGATGCTCAACAGATCCACAAACTCCTCTTCAGCGGCCTCTTCCTCAACCTCAGGCTCGGGGCGCGAGGGGAGTGGTGTAAACAGCAGCAGCAGATGAGCCGCCACCGACAGACCCAGGAGGGGTGCTAACAGGAGCTTAGCCCAAGCCAATTTGCTGGAGCGACGGGGAGCAGGGGGCGGCGAAGCCTGCAACTCTCGAGGCGCGGGCGGCGATTTGACAGATTCCCCAAGGGTCATGGGTCGCAATTATTATATAGATGACAATCTACGGGTGGCCGGGCAACCAAGCGGTTGCTCATGTAGCAGTAGCCAATCTAGTTGAAGCGTGCGCACGCTCTCTGAATGGCTGCTCAGCCATCGCCGCAAAGCCCTTGGGAAAAACGTCATTCCCCAAGGGCTAAAACAGCGTTAGCAAGCCGGTTGGCTGAACTCTAGAGCCCGGCAAGAATCGAGGCGTAGCGCTCGGTAGGCAGGGCCACGTAGCCGGTTTCGGGCACCAGTTCGGGGCCGTTTTCGAGCATGAACTCGACGAAGGCCCGCACCTGGGGCTTGCTCTCAAAGCTGGTCTTCTTCACGTAGAAGAAGATGGGCCGCGACAGGGGCGCGTAGGTGCCATCCAGCAGGGTCTCTTCGCTGGGCAACACACCGTCAACCGCCACCGCATTGAGAGTGTCGCGGTTTTCTTCGTAGTAGGCGTAGCCAAAGTAGCCTAAGGCACCACGGTTGCGGGCCACACCCAGCACCAGAATGTTGTCGTCTTCGCTGGCGGTGAAGTCAGCCCGGCTGGAGGCGGCCTCGCCCACAATTACCTCGGTGAAGTAGTCGAAGGTGCCGGAGTCGGTGCCGGGGCCGTAGAGGCTGATGGGCTCGTTGGGCCAGCTGGGGTCGATCTGGTTCCAGCGGGTGATGGTACCTTCAGCAGCGGGTTCCCACAGCTTTTTAAGCTGTTCAACGGTCATTTCATCCGCCCATGTGTTGGCAGGGTTGATGACTACGGTGAGGGCGTCGAAGGCGATGGGCACCTCCATGTACTCAATACCGGCGGCGGCGCATTCTTCAGCTTCGGAAGATTTGATAGGGCGAGAGGCACCAGTAATATCCAACTCGTCGGCGCAGAACTTCTTGAAGCCACCACCAGTGCCCGACACCCCAACGGTGACTTGGGTGCCCCGGTTTGCGGCCATATATTCTTCGGCCATAATCTCAGAGATGGGGAAGACGGTGCTAGACCCGTCAACCACGATGGTAGAACCACTCTGGGAAAAGGCACTAGGTGCAGCCACACCTGCGGCTACGGCGGCGGTCAGTACCCCGGCTAGCGCATAGCGATTAAATTTTTGTCTGCTCAACATACAACACTCTCCGTGGCGTTTAACGACATCGAATTCGCCATTTGAGAGCATATAGCTTCAAGCCTAAGGGAGTTTAATCACTACAATAAGACCGTATTTAGGTGAGTTTAAGAAAACCTTAATTCACGATCAAACTATTCACTGAACCACTCTAAAAATCGCTCTCAAAAAAGCATTACTTGAGGTTAAAGCTCTGCCCAGATTAAGCGGAAATTAATTTTTGAATAAGAGCGGCATAAAGGAAATTTAAGGCCTAGCTAAATTCTGAAATGATCTGTTTAGATTGGGCGATCGCGGTTTAGCGTACTAGATGTACCTGCGTGCCGAAGAGAGGCGCTGACCCCGATGACCGCCGAGTTTTCACCGCCGCCTGACCGAGGCTATCTCTGGCAGCCCAACCGTAGCCGCAGCCGCCGGGTTGAGGCTGCGGTGCGGGTGATTTGTTTTTTGTTTGCCGCTATCTCCATTCTCACCACCCTGGGAATAGTGCTGACGCTGATCTTCGAAACCGTCGATTTTTTCTTTGACCCGTTCTTTCGCCAAGATCTTTGGGTTGAGCAGTTGCCCACTCTGCTGCCCAACGCTTCAGAGGCGCAGATTCAGGCTCTGGGTGAGCAAATTCAGACAGCAGACCCCAGAACGCTGTTTGATCAGGCCGAGGCGATCGGGGTGGCACCGCCGAGCCGGGCAGCGGGTGTTTTCCACGCCCTGGGGCGCTTTTTTACCGACAATCGCTGGACGCCGCTGTTTAAGAATGGGGGCTTTGGCATCTTTGTGCTGGTCAGCGCCACCCTGCTGACCAGCACCATTGCCATGGCGGTGGCGGTACCCCTAGGCCTGCTGATCGCCGTGTTTCTAAGCGAGTATGCAGCCCCTGGAGTGCGCCAGGTGCTCAAGCCGGTGCTGGAGCTGCTGGCGGGGGTGCCCTCGGTGGTGTTTGGCTACTTTGCCCTGCTGACGGTGACGCCCTTTTTGCAGGGGTTTATTTCGCCTTTGCAGGGGTTTAACGCCCTAAGCGCAGGCATGGTGCTGGGGGTCAGCATTTTGCCCCTGGTGGCGTCGCTGAGCGAAGACGCCATCAGCGCCGTGCCCGAGGAACTGCGCCAGGGGGCCTTTGCCATGGGGGCCACCCGGCGCGAGGTGATTCAGGCGGTGGTGCTGCCGGCGGCGCTGTCGGGCATTGTGGCATCGATTATTTTGGCGGTGTCGCGGGCGATCGGCGAGACCATGATTG
The nucleotide sequence above comes from Nodosilinea sp. PGN35. Encoded proteins:
- a CDS encoding GUN4 domain-containing protein translates to MSHIFISYSRQDQEYVTLLAQALESHRLPVWLDSRINYGSEWPREIQRHLDACLAFVLVMSPRSRESTWVNNELARAIRLKKPIFPLWLEGDLWFEVESYQAVDVRQRNIPHARFFNDLRPYFPALAATADSTTLQEVTANSFEPLTPQPVGWAPPTIPTSSPTPTSTSTAAEDDLSSEKGMDYTRLCDLLKAQDWRTADQETYEVMIRAVGKKSGQWFTSNELLNFPCTDLRTIDRLWVKYSRGKFGFSVQKKIYVECGAKLDGEYPGDRIWYKFCDRVGWRKGGKYLNYYDLQANPPLSPNGEFPLGGYSVLVVGGWEGMWLCLLSRRDL
- a CDS encoding Uma2 family endonuclease codes for the protein MVLSARQQIQTDVWVKATWEEFATAMDAPQYAEGRGYFDHGYMRIEMAPLGPGHGRHNAVAMDVVSMFAALRNIRLAKLINCSFYKPGDRGCQPDVAFYIGDSFQLPPQDNAPVDVTVYGPPTLAIEVGASSFKDDLGSKRLLYERLGVAEYWVVDVENCAAIAFSVAAGRSGEIAVSEVLPGLPMAVVNEALGRSQSEDDSTLLRWLMETLA
- a CDS encoding energy transducer TonB; translation: MANNLGSPPKSRPLWQILLAPMLLASLGLHALVLMLPAGSENVVIPPPDPEQDSVAITRVPPAGESELSQGATASTVVPTAPGPVFGAPLAAPLNPGVPAGARVSPAAPAPAARPAQRASRQGASTQTAQPPAAAPPAAAPPSEPPPATTPPPSPPAASQPLFEGEVGDRLRTYVAGLNLSSERIDALTAAIRQRVTYTAEATTDAAFGQNLSQWQQTIREQTGLTDLTPEPAPEDLAVTYVQRACLSETPGPVQAGVLVSPTGSTRSQPVVLRSSGYGAVDDHALRAVTAHRFPPAGEARAYTVTVDTALAGQTDCLTMDTVAQETSATGS
- a CDS encoding PstS family phosphate ABC transporter substrate-binding protein, with amino-acid sequence MLSRQKFNRYALAGVLTAAVAAGVAAPSAFSQSGSTIVVDGSSTVFPISEIMAEEYMAANRGTQVTVGVSGTGGGFKKFCADELDITGASRPIKSSEAEECAAAGIEYMEVPIAFDALTVVINPANTWADEMTVEQLKKLWEPAAEGTITRWNQIDPSWPNEPISLYGPGTDSGTFDYFTEVIVGEAASSRADFTASEDDNILVLGVARNRGALGYFGYAYYEENRDTLNAVAVDGVLPSEETLLDGTYAPLSRPIFFYVKKTSFESKPQVRAFVEFMLENGPELVPETGYVALPTERYASILAGL
- the pstC gene encoding phosphate ABC transporter permease subunit PstC gives rise to the protein MTAEFSPPPDRGYLWQPNRSRSRRVEAAVRVICFLFAAISILTTLGIVLTLIFETVDFFFDPFFRQDLWVEQLPTLLPNASEAQIQALGEQIQTADPRTLFDQAEAIGVAPPSRAAGVFHALGRFFTDNRWTPLFKNGGFGIFVLVSATLLTSTIAMAVAVPLGLLIAVFLSEYAAPGVRQVLKPVLELLAGVPSVVFGYFALLTVTPFLQGFISPLQGFNALSAGMVLGVSILPLVASLSEDAISAVPEELRQGAFAMGATRREVIQAVVLPAALSGIVASIILAVSRAIGETMIVSLAAGQSPQFIDRNLNFINPFVPVMTMTAFIVQVSLGDAAHGTLPYKTIFAVGMALFVMTLVLNIVSYWFVRRFREKYD